Part of the Oncorhynchus masou masou isolate Uvic2021 chromosome 18, UVic_Omas_1.1, whole genome shotgun sequence genome, ACTGTAACAAATGCTCTGAGGATCTATAAACTGTCTGAGTGGCATATGATCGTTTATCTTTACCTCAGAGAGTGAGAGGTTGTAGGTAGACTGAGTAGCATTTCATAGTTTGTTTGTCTTTTATCAAAGAGGGAGCAAGTAGAGGGAACTGTCTTGTTGATGCTGGAGTGAGGAGAGCGAGGCAGTAGGTAGCAGACTGTCTTGTTGATGCTGGAGTGAGGAGAGCGAGGCAGTAGATAGCAGGCTGTCTTGTTGATGCTGGAGTGAGGAGAGCGAGGCAGTAGATAGCAGGCTGTCTTGTTGATGCTGGAGTGAGGAGAGCGAGGCAGTAGATAGCAGACTGTCTTGTTGATGCTGGAGTGAGGAGAGCGAGGCAGTAGATAGCAGACTGTCTTGTTGATGCTGGAGTGAGGAGAGCGAGGCAGTAGATAGCAGACTGTCTTGTTGATGCTGGAGTGAGGAGAGCGAGGCAGTAGATAGCAGACTGTCTTGTTGATGCTGGAGTGAGGAGAGCGAGGCAGTAGATAGCAGACTGTCTTGTTGATGCTGGAGTGAGGAGAGCGAGGCAGTAGATAGCAGGCTGTCTTGTTGATGCTGGAGTGAGGAGAGCGAGAACAGGTTTAGCCATAGGGCCTTTTGAGCCAGTGGACtggaagaaagagacagagagagaaaaaccccCAGTGaggattggctgtgtgtgtgaaccttttactgcagtgggctaaatcagggtcacacagagtgtttcttgttAGTCTTCAACAAATCTTCTTTGAAACACAAGtagacacctcacacacatggttatgggctgaGAAACACCAGTACCATGTCATATGTAGAGTTACAATTGttcaatattacactttatatacatcacagaggaCTGAACTATATACATCCACAGTAAACATGTTTTAGGGaaaatacgtgtgtgtgtgtgcgtgtgcgtgtgtgtgtgtgtgtgtgtgtgtgtgtgtgtgtgtgtgtatgtgtgtatgtgtgtgttttttctctcGTGCAGGGAGAACTacatcccagctagcacatttggttccttggaggTTGTGGGAACGTACGTATTTGGTTTCCAATTGGTTCTGGGAACGAAGTCATACGTTTCCTGACCAGTAAAACGGAATGTTAATAAACATTCTGAGAATGGATGTGATAATTTCACCTATTCTGTGAACGTAAATGTGTAGGTTGcatggaggttctgagaacgttttattatggttccagggaggttctgaggaCGTTTTattatggttccagggaggttctgataacattttactatggttccctgaatgttttcctgggaggtttgcATTAATGTTCTGAGTACAgaaattataggttatttgaaggtaattaaataatGTTATGAGATGTTTCAACAAGCCTTTTAATAACACTAGTAGGAGCttaactgttttgaactccaagcacagataggacacatggaaattaatttgctgaggcattaatcatgcaaacatgTATTTATTATTGTGAACAGCGTCAGTGAGGTTCAAACCATTATTTGCTGTTccctatccatggaattagtccactgcatCACCAGGATGGAGCTGGCATGACAGGTTGTTTTTTTACGCTTTCAAAGCTGTTCATtatagtctattcaaacagacctcGTTTTAAAGGAAGCAAGCACTCATTACGATCAGGTTTGGCCAATCAGTGGGTCTTTGAGAGAGAGTTTTTTTTATGCTGAGAACAgaatgtatactgtatatttttaaataacattcttagaatgttGCTTACGTTTTGTATGGAATtttttcttaatgttctgagaaaatagaaccatgaggaaacctgagTAGAACACATTATACCGAGGTACTGAAAATCCAACAGAAAGACATGGTTTCTTCTTTTAGCAATACAACACTGAAATATACAAAAGACAATATAACTGCagctaacctttatttaactaggcaagtcagatttaagaacaaattcttatgacGGCCTACCACACGGACAAACCCTAGAAGATGCTGGGCAcactgtgcaccaccctatgggactcccaatcacagccggatgtggtACAGTCTGGAATTGAACctgggactgtagtgatgccttttGCACGGagaggcagtgccttagaccgctgcgtcactcgggatgcacacaaacatccacaacatcactcCTTCCCAGACCCACCTGTCCCCACCCCCTATCTCAgacacaaacatccacaacatcactccttcccagacccacctgttctcACCCCCTATCTcagacaaacatccacaacatcactcctgcccagacccacctgttctcACCCCCTATCTcagacaaacatccacaacatcactcctgcccagacccacctgttctcACCCCCTATCTCAGACAtaaacatccacaacatcactcCTGCTCAGACCCACCTGTTCTCACCCCCTATCTcagacaaacatccacaacatcactcctgcccagacccacctgttctcACCCCCTATCTcagacaaacatccacaacatcactcctgcccagacccacctgttctcACCCCCTATCTCAGACAtaaacatccacaacatcactcCTGCTCAGACCCACCTGTTCTCACCCCCTATCTCAgacacaaacatccacaacatcactcCTGCTCAGACCCACCTGTTCTCACCCCCTATCTCAgacacaaacatccacaacatcactcCTGCTCAGACCCACCTGTTCCCACCCCCTATCTCAgacacaaacatccacaacatcactccttcccagacccacctgttctcACCCCCTATCTCAgacacaaacatccacaacatcactcCTGCTCAGACCCACCTGTTCCCACCCCCTATCTCAgacacaaacatccacaacatcactcCTGCTCAGACCCACCTGTTCTCACCCCCTATCTCAgacacaaacatccacaacatcactcCTGCCCAGACCCAACTGTCCCCACCCCCTATCTCAgacacaaacatccacaacatcactcctgcccagacccacctgttctcACCCCCTATCTCAGACACAAACATCCACGACATAActcctgcccagacccacctgttctcACCCCCTATCTCAGACATAAACATCCACGACATAActcctgcccagacccacctgttccCAACCCCTACCTCAGAGACACAATCAACAATGCCTGAtcactctacctgcccctgagcccgcctgcctgaccactctacctgcccctgagcccgcctgcctgaccactctacctgcctctgagcctgcctgcctgaccactctgcctgcccctgagcctgcctgccagaccactctgcctgcacctgagcccgcctgcctgaccactctgcctaaccctgagcccgcctgcctgaccactctgcctgcccctgagcccgcctgtcgtcccttaccgttgcccacctctggtttactgacccctgcctgtcgtccggtaccgttgcccacctctggtttactgacccctgcctgtcgtcccttaccgatgcccacctctggtttactgaccccttcctgtcgtcccttaccgttgccccccactgtttactgacccctgcctgacgtcccttaccgttgccccacctctggtttactgacccctgcctgtcgtcccttaccgttggcccacctctggtttactgacccctgcctgtcgtcccttaccgttgcccccctgtttactgacccctgcctgacgtcccttaccgttgccccacctctggtttactgacccctgcctgtcgtcccttaccgttgcccacctctggtttactgacccctgcctgtcgtcccttaccgttgcccacctctggtttactgacccctgcctgtcgtccggtaccgttgcccacctctggtttactgacccctgcctgtcgtcccttaccgttgcccacctctggtttactgacccctgcctgtcgtcccttaccgttgcccacctctggtttactgacccctgcctgtcgtcccttaccgttgcccacctctggtttactgacccctgcctgtcgtcccttaccgttgcccacctctggtttactgacccctgcctgtcgtcccttaccgttgcccacctctggtttactgacccctgcctgtcgtcccttaccgttgcccacctctggtttactgacccctgcctgtcgtcccttaccgttgcccacctctggtttactgacccctgcctgtcgtcccttacagttgcccacctctggtttactgacccctgcctgtcgtcccttaccgttgcccacctctggtttactgacccctgcctgtcgtccggtaccgttgcccacctctggtttactgacccctgcctgtcgtcccttaccgttgcccacctctggtttactgacccctgcctgtcgtcccttaccgttgcccacctctggtttactgacccctgcctgtcgtcccttaccgttgcccacctctggtttactgacccctgcctgtcgtcccttaccgttgcccacctctggtttactgacccctgcctgtcgtcccttaccgttgcccacctctggtttactgacccctgcctgtcgtcccttaccgttgcccacctctggtttactgacccctgcctgtcgtcccttaccgttgcccacctctggtttactgacccctgcctgtcgtccggtaccgttgcccacctctggtttactgacccctgcctgtcgtccggtaccgttgcccacctctggtttactgacccctgcctgtcgtcccttaccgttgcccacctctggtttac contains:
- the LOC135504379 gene encoding uncharacterized protein LOC135504379 — translated: MLGTLCTTLWDSQSQPDVTNIHNITPAQTHLFSPPISDINIHNITPAQTHLFSPPISDTNIHNITPAQTHLFSPPISDTNIHNITPAQTHLFPPPISDTNIHNITPSQTHLFSPPISDTNIHNITPAQTHLFPPPISDTNIHNITPAQTHLFSPPISDTNIHNITPAQTQLSPPPISDTNIHNITPAQTHLFSPPISDTNIHDITPAQTHLFSPPISDINIHDITPAQTHLFPTPTSETQSTMPDHSTCP